The following are encoded in a window of Methanobrevibacter ruminantium M1 genomic DNA:
- a CDS encoding ABC transporter ATP-binding protein, protein MSDLINVSNISISFTQYVKGLNQRELKVITDLTLDIKEGEIVAVLGSSGSGKSLLAHAILGILPHNANLSGTMVYKGEVLTEELKEKLRGDEIALIPQSVNFLDPLMKVSDQVIGECKDEAEEKEKRAKQRAIFEKYNLSEEVDDMYPFQLSGGMARRVLVSTALLTNPKLVIADEPTPGLDEESVEETLNHLRQMAADNVGVLLITHDIDAALKVANRIAIFYSGYVIEIANAEDFSGEGENLLHPYTKSLFKALPLNGFELTKGHQPLHGEIPVGCPYYDRCPHKMDDCDKTRPHLIPIDENKRVRCFKYEGEIKDSSEEQVVDSSEEQVVDSSEEQVMDSSEDQIKDGSEE, encoded by the coding sequence ATGAGTGATTTAATTAATGTTTCAAATATTTCCATTTCATTTACACAATATGTAAAAGGCCTTAACCAAAGGGAATTGAAGGTTATCACCGACTTGACCTTAGACATTAAGGAAGGGGAAATCGTAGCTGTCTTAGGTTCAAGCGGGTCAGGTAAGAGTTTGCTTGCACATGCAATACTTGGAATATTGCCACATAACGCAAACCTTTCAGGTACAATGGTCTATAAGGGAGAAGTCTTGACAGAAGAGCTAAAGGAAAAATTGCGTGGTGATGAGATTGCACTTATTCCACAGTCTGTCAATTTCCTAGACCCATTGATGAAGGTTTCAGATCAGGTAATCGGCGAATGTAAGGATGAAGCAGAGGAAAAGGAAAAAAGAGCCAAGCAAAGAGCTATCTTTGAAAAGTACAATCTCTCTGAGGAAGTGGATGACATGTACCCATTCCAGCTTTCTGGTGGTATGGCAAGGAGGGTTCTTGTATCAACCGCTCTTCTAACAAATCCTAAGCTTGTAATTGCAGATGAGCCTACTCCTGGGCTTGATGAGGAGTCTGTAGAGGAAACCTTGAACCATTTAAGGCAGATGGCTGCAGACAATGTGGGAGTATTGCTCATTACCCACGATATTGATGCTGCATTGAAGGTTGCAAACAGGATTGCGATTTTCTATTCAGGCTATGTAATTGAAATTGCCAATGCAGAGGATTTCAGTGGCGAAGGTGAGAACTTGCTCCATCCATATACCAAGTCTCTCTTTAAGGCATTGCCTCTTAACGGATTTGAACTTACAAAGGGACATCAGCCATTGCATGGTGAGATTCCGGTAGGCTGTCCATATTATGACAGATGCCCTCATAAAATGGATGATTGTGATAAGACAAGACCTCATTTAATCCCTATTGATGAGAATAAAAGGGTTAGATGCTTTAAGTATGAGGGAGAGATAAAGGACAGTTCTGAGGAGCAGGTTGTGGATAGTTCTGAGGAGCAGGTTGTGGATAGTTCTGAGGAGCAGGTTATGGACAGTTCTGAGGATCAGATAAAGGATGGCTCTGAGGAGTAG
- a CDS encoding phage holin family protein yields MINRLRKDFGRIIKLIIFLILEVILFFAITQTFGGIIIPDLKTAFAIIIALSILNALLWPTITYLSLRFIVLTLGFGTFLIDGVLLYIISLFIPGVSINGIALFSIPLLIGLISSMLSIILNIDDDYTYYRYILEKEMKVIHRNIPKKEGFLFLEIDGLSYRIIKEALDNGDMPTLKSWIDKGSHRLISWETDLSSQTSSSQAGILHGNNNNIPAFRWVEKDHENRIISSNGRTDSKLIEKRISNGKGLLSLNGASRSNLFSGDAKDHLLTFSRFSDSESINSNSWFYLYSTPYVIARILVLFIFDMIMELLSRVRHLFKNIQPRLKWRGLKYFVARAGTNVVLREATTFTLIGDVFAGEHNVIYATYMGYDEIAHHSGIEDFDSFYSLRQIDKQFKHIENAINNSNRDYKIIVLSDHGQSNGPSFKQKFDISLNDLLSEFLPENITVHSILHSNDDHFSKEFSINHLGSENLEKLDKRVENTKEKLDIKIDNTKEKLDHRIDNTKEKLDHRIDNTKEKLDHRIDNTKEKIDTTKEKLDHRIDNTKEKIDTTKEKLDHRIDNTKERIDSNLDYTKEKINTSFDGELINTWDKLIKFKNKSSNKAFLDKLRKKRTLINNDEPIIDRINNVSEDLSEDLEVNIELSKEKITSDKAAQTIVLSSGNLGLIYFTDWSNRMSYEQIEDAFPGLINQLASHDGIGFVMVKSDIYGTLVFSNDNLFYLESEEYVGENFLDKFGKNTVQKLKRTDKFAHVPDILVNSEYNMETNEVYAFEELIGSHGGIGGTQQYPFILCPSNWESEEIFGAENVYKFFMKEINKSWNQSKNK; encoded by the coding sequence ATGATAAATAGACTAAGAAAAGACTTTGGAAGAATAATAAAACTCATAATCTTCCTTATATTGGAAGTAATTCTTTTCTTTGCAATCACCCAAACATTTGGCGGGATCATAATCCCCGACTTAAAGACTGCATTTGCAATAATCATCGCTTTATCAATATTAAACGCCCTACTTTGGCCAACTATCACTTACCTATCCCTAAGATTCATAGTCTTGACCTTAGGATTTGGAACCTTTTTAATAGACGGAGTCCTTCTTTATATAATAAGCTTATTCATACCTGGAGTGTCCATTAACGGAATAGCATTATTTTCAATTCCCCTGCTTATCGGACTAATATCCTCTATGCTTTCAATAATCCTAAACATTGATGACGACTATACCTACTATCGATACATCTTGGAAAAGGAGATGAAGGTGATACATAGGAACATCCCCAAAAAGGAGGGATTCCTATTCCTGGAAATAGATGGATTATCTTATAGAATCATAAAAGAAGCCCTAGACAACGGAGATATGCCTACCCTCAAATCATGGATTGACAAAGGCAGCCACAGATTGATCTCTTGGGAAACCGATCTTTCAAGCCAGACAAGCTCATCCCAAGCAGGAATTCTCCATGGAAACAATAACAACATACCTGCATTCCGATGGGTTGAAAAGGATCATGAAAACAGAATCATCTCCTCAAACGGAAGGACAGATTCGAAATTGATTGAAAAAAGAATATCCAATGGAAAAGGCTTATTGTCATTAAATGGAGCAAGCAGAAGCAATCTGTTCTCAGGAGATGCCAAGGACCATCTTTTAACATTCAGCAGATTCAGCGATTCAGAAAGCATCAATTCAAACAGCTGGTTTTATCTTTATTCAACTCCCTATGTAATTGCAAGAATATTGGTTCTCTTCATCTTTGACATGATTATGGAACTGTTATCAAGAGTCAGGCATCTGTTCAAGAACATTCAGCCTCGCCTCAAATGGAGAGGATTGAAGTATTTTGTAGCACGTGCAGGAACCAATGTTGTTCTAAGGGAAGCAACAACATTCACATTAATCGGAGACGTCTTTGCAGGAGAGCACAATGTAATCTATGCAACATATATGGGCTATGATGAGATTGCACATCACTCAGGGATAGAGGACTTTGACTCATTCTATAGCCTAAGGCAAATCGACAAGCAATTCAAGCATATAGAAAATGCGATAAACAATTCAAATAGGGACTATAAGATAATTGTGCTCTCAGATCATGGTCAATCAAATGGTCCAAGCTTTAAACAGAAGTTTGATATTAGCTTAAATGACTTGTTAAGTGAATTCCTACCTGAAAACATTACAGTACATAGTATTTTGCATTCAAATGATGACCACTTCAGCAAAGAGTTTTCCATAAATCACCTTGGCTCAGAAAACCTTGAAAAATTAGATAAAAGAGTGGAAAATACTAAGGAAAAGCTGGATATCAAGATAGACAATACAAAAGAAAAACTAGACCACAGAATAGACAACACAAAAGAAAAACTAGACCACAGAATAGACAACACAAAAGAAAAACTAGACCACAGAATAGACAACACAAAAGAAAAAATAGACACCACAAAAGAAAAACTAGACCACAGAATAGACAACACAAAAGAAAAAATAGACACCACAAAAGAAAAACTAGACCACAGAATAGACAATACAAAAGAAAGGATAGATTCCAACTTGGACTACACTAAAGAAAAGATCAACACCAGTTTTGATGGAGAATTAATAAATACATGGGATAAATTAATCAAATTTAAAAACAAATCATCCAATAAGGCCTTTTTAGACAAATTAAGAAAGAAAAGAACTTTAATCAATAACGATGAGCCAATAATAGATAGGATAAACAATGTTTCAGAGGACCTCTCTGAGGATTTGGAAGTTAATATAGAGCTTTCCAAAGAGAAGATAACAAGTGACAAGGCGGCTCAGACAATTGTTCTATCTTCAGGAAATCTTGGATTGATTTATTTTACAGACTGGTCCAATAGAATGAGCTATGAACAGATAGAGGATGCATTTCCTGGACTCATCAATCAACTTGCTTCACATGATGGAATAGGTTTTGTAATGGTTAAATCAGATATATATGGCACATTGGTTTTCTCCAATGACAATTTATTTTATCTTGAAAGCGAAGAGTATGTGGGAGAGAACTTTTTAGACAAGTTTGGTAAAAATACAGTACAAAAACTTAAAAGAACTGATAAATTCGCTCATGTTCCGGACATACTTGTAAACAGCGAATACAATATGGAGACAAATGAGGTCTATGCATTTGAAGAATTGATTGGAAGCCATGGAGGCATTGGAGGAACACAACAATATCCATTCATATTATGTCCAAGCAATTGGGAAAGCGAAGAGATCTTTGGTGCTGAAAATGTATATAAATTCTTTATGAAAGAGATAAATAAATCATGGAATCAAAGCAAGAATAAATAG
- a CDS encoding ABC transporter ATP-binding protein — MELTGKNISFKYSSGSRQILKDVNITVDNKKILGLFGDSGSGKSSLCKILAGHIKRYEGEVRLDGQEIPKGFDPIQLIYQHPEKVMNPKWKMHDVLGESWEVPDDLLEDFGIQKSWLNRWPAELSGGELQRFSVLRALNPNTKFLIADEMTTMLDAITQVQIFESVLKIVKERNMGLLVVSHDRDLMDIICDEVIYLDDINNI; from the coding sequence ATGGAATTAACTGGTAAAAACATATCCTTTAAATACAGTTCCGGATCCAGACAAATCTTAAAGGATGTTAACATAACCGTTGACAACAAGAAGATTTTAGGATTGTTTGGAGACAGCGGAAGCGGAAAATCAAGCTTATGCAAGATTCTTGCAGGACATATCAAAAGATATGAAGGTGAGGTAAGGCTAGATGGACAGGAGATTCCAAAGGGCTTCGATCCTATTCAATTGATTTACCAACACCCGGAAAAGGTTATGAATCCTAAATGGAAGATGCATGATGTTTTAGGAGAATCCTGGGAAGTTCCTGATGACTTGTTGGAAGACTTTGGTATTCAAAAGTCTTGGCTTAACAGATGGCCTGCAGAGCTTTCCGGTGGTGAATTGCAAAGATTCTCTGTCTTAAGAGCATTAAACCCTAATACCAAGTTCTTAATAGCTGATGAGATGACTACTATGCTGGACGCCATTACACAGGTTCAGATATTCGAATCAGTTTTAAAGATAGTTAAAGAGCGCAATATGGGTTTATTGGTTGTAAGCCACGATAGGGACTTAATGGATATTATCTGTGATGAAGTCATTTACCTTGATGACATTAATAATATTTAA
- a CDS encoding heavy metal translocating P-type ATPase — translation MIDEITDFLFGLKMTIISGIFLLIAVIFMIFGIDTPIYLNPAWGTVIISGIPMLLLAMTRLIREKWVSSALLIAIAMVASLLIGEIFAAGEVAWIMALGALLEDWTVERAKKGLRNLINLTPQTGRRIVGDSEEVISVDEIRIGDVLRILPGESVPVDGEIIKGSSSLDQSIMTGESLPIDKEVGDEVFCGTMNMYGAIDIKATSLGENSSLQKLIDLVKAADEKQAPTQRIADKWATWLVPVALAIAIVAWLVTGNIERGVTVLVVFCPCALILATPTAIMAAIGQATKYGVLIKSGEALETLGALNTLVFDKTGTLTYGNLAVSDIISLKDDLDEMDVLRIVASCEKLSEHPLAKAIVNYANEAKVDIEEPEDFKMYPGKGVYCKNSYGHICAGNSKFLNENNIDFNIGSKDDLDVDSILNHLKQEGKASIIVALNGEIIALIGLSDVMREDSKAMIESLHDLGTETVLLTGDNTETANYFASRLGIGKVYGNLLPQEKLDWIERFKDEGKKVCMIGDGVNDAPALKTADVSVAMGSVGSDVAIEAADIALLGDDIGKIPYLKKLSNSTLFTIKANIIISMTINAVAIVCSVLGLLNPVTGAIVHNAGSCLVVLNAALLYDRKFDDSIKRIDTENVEHSHYHFHNDGEHSHSHEGIRIIDEIKTDNGIKHMHIHKHALNRQSCEAYHN, via the coding sequence GTGATTGATGAAATAACCGATTTCCTATTTGGCTTAAAGATGACTATTATTTCAGGGATATTTCTCTTGATTGCTGTTATTTTTATGATTTTTGGAATAGACACTCCGATTTATCTAAATCCTGCATGGGGTACAGTAATAATTAGCGGAATTCCAATGCTTCTTCTTGCCATGACAAGATTGATTCGCGAAAAATGGGTTTCCTCTGCTCTTCTTATTGCAATAGCCATGGTGGCATCACTATTGATTGGCGAAATCTTTGCAGCAGGTGAAGTTGCATGGATTATGGCATTAGGTGCTCTTCTAGAGGATTGGACTGTAGAGCGAGCTAAGAAAGGATTGAGAAATCTTATCAATTTAACTCCACAGACTGGAAGAAGAATCGTTGGAGATAGCGAAGAAGTGATTTCTGTTGATGAGATAAGGATTGGCGATGTCTTAAGAATCCTTCCTGGTGAAAGCGTTCCCGTTGATGGTGAAATCATAAAGGGCAGTTCCTCTCTTGATCAATCTATCATGACTGGGGAATCATTACCTATTGATAAGGAAGTTGGCGATGAAGTATTTTGCGGTACCATGAATATGTATGGTGCCATTGACATTAAGGCAACAAGCTTAGGTGAAAACTCCTCTCTTCAAAAATTGATTGACCTTGTAAAGGCAGCTGATGAAAAGCAGGCTCCGACTCAAAGGATTGCAGACAAATGGGCCACTTGGCTTGTTCCAGTTGCATTGGCCATTGCAATCGTAGCTTGGCTAGTTACAGGTAATATTGAAAGGGGAGTGACTGTTCTTGTAGTCTTCTGTCCATGTGCATTGATACTTGCCACACCCACTGCGATTATGGCAGCCATTGGCCAAGCGACAAAATATGGAGTCTTAATCAAGTCTGGTGAGGCGCTTGAAACATTAGGTGCATTGAACACTCTTGTATTTGATAAGACTGGTACATTAACTTATGGTAATTTAGCAGTTTCAGATATTATCTCCTTAAAGGATGATTTAGACGAAATGGATGTATTAAGGATTGTTGCATCTTGTGAGAAATTAAGCGAACATCCATTGGCTAAAGCTATTGTAAATTATGCAAATGAAGCTAAAGTTGATATTGAAGAGCCAGAAGACTTTAAGATGTATCCTGGCAAAGGGGTATATTGTAAGAATTCCTATGGCCATATATGTGCAGGTAACTCCAAATTTTTAAATGAAAATAATATTGATTTTAATATTGGTTCTAAGGATGACTTGGACGTTGATTCCATATTAAATCATTTAAAACAAGAAGGAAAGGCTTCAATTATAGTTGCATTAAATGGTGAGATCATAGCTTTAATCGGATTGTCTGATGTAATGCGTGAGGATTCTAAAGCCATGATTGAGAGCTTGCATGACTTAGGAACCGAAACAGTATTGCTTACAGGAGATAATACTGAAACTGCAAATTATTTTGCTTCACGTCTTGGAATTGGAAAGGTATATGGCAATCTCCTTCCTCAGGAAAAGCTTGATTGGATTGAAAGGTTTAAGGATGAAGGCAAGAAGGTCTGCATGATTGGAGATGGGGTGAATGACGCACCTGCTCTTAAGACTGCCGATGTAAGCGTGGCAATGGGTTCAGTTGGAAGTGATGTTGCAATCGAGGCAGCAGACATTGCACTTTTAGGTGATGACATTGGCAAGATTCCATATCTTAAGAAGCTTTCAAATTCAACTTTATTTACAATTAAGGCAAATATTATAATTTCCATGACAATAAATGCTGTAGCTATTGTTTGCTCTGTTTTAGGACTCTTGAATCCAGTGACTGGTGCCATAGTCCATAATGCAGGATCTTGTCTTGTAGTGCTCAATGCAGCATTGCTTTATGATAGGAAATTTGATGATTCAATCAAAAGAATCGACACTGAAAATGTGGAGCACTCCCATTATCATTTCCATAATGACGGAGAACATTCCCATTCTCATGAAGGCATTAGGATAATTGATGAAATCAAGACAGATAATGGAATAAAGCATATGCATATTCATAAGCATGCATTAAATCGGCAGAGTTGTGAGGCTTATCACAACTAG
- a CDS encoding transposase, giving the protein MVKRIPDEEQIKLGIRTLDFNIPEDHISRFVVDFIDEYYPLLGIKENKKKKGRDSFPVKEMLKLLIYAKIEHIDSMRFLADMVKYHDVYKFVGNGICPSERSLQRYREKYGKYYNELLKATLKKASDVDYTDFNEVSIDGTIKKAYNSKNKVITEKETEILTRYFEGGRVSQEELDKLHKPAREILENKKISNQEKLYLLDDIKTQFTLSGQKSVPVTDIEARWMKSKKGNSQISYNIQSAVDYDTKMICAINVVQAPTDHYQLPKIVDKAINNTNVIPRFVLADTIYLNEESLSYLADNQINGVIPDRKQSKEKIGRLNKNPYHKDHFKYFPEIDAFECPEGQIMYFFNKYTEKNDDLDKPDKIKRLYSNYGACKACNCRENCLSSTQTHRTITEYGGSLKKAMWEKMETEEYKEEYAKRSSVEGPFGILKEQFHIESEVVIGKTKTEERILLDAVAYNLIRLFNLEQEIKNDKEDIVDFCEKISVQEKLEVRATIF; this is encoded by the coding sequence ATGGTTAAAAGAATTCCTGATGAAGAACAAATAAAATTAGGCATTAGAACTTTAGATTTTAACATTCCAGAGGATCATATTTCTCGTTTTGTTGTGGATTTCATTGACGAATATTATCCTCTTTTAGGAATCAAAGAAAATAAAAAGAAGAAAGGGCGTGACAGTTTTCCTGTGAAAGAGATGTTAAAATTGCTTATTTATGCTAAAATCGAGCATATTGATAGTATGAGATTCTTAGCAGACATGGTAAAATATCATGACGTATATAAATTCGTTGGAAATGGAATTTGTCCTTCAGAACGATCATTACAACGATACAGAGAAAAATACGGCAAATATTACAATGAATTGTTAAAAGCAACCTTAAAAAAAGCTTCAGATGTGGATTACACTGATTTCAACGAAGTTTCCATTGACGGAACCATCAAAAAAGCATACAATTCAAAAAATAAAGTGATCACAGAAAAAGAAACTGAAATATTAACCCGTTACTTCGAAGGAGGCCGTGTAAGTCAGGAAGAGCTAGATAAACTCCATAAACCGGCCCGAGAGATTCTTGAAAATAAAAAAATCAGCAACCAAGAAAAATTATACCTCTTGGATGACATTAAAACACAATTCACACTGTCTGGTCAAAAATCAGTGCCAGTAACCGACATAGAAGCACGTTGGATGAAAAGCAAGAAAGGAAACTCACAAATAAGCTATAATATCCAATCTGCAGTCGATTACGATACAAAAATGATTTGTGCAATAAACGTCGTACAAGCCCCTACAGACCATTACCAATTGCCAAAAATCGTAGATAAGGCAATAAACAACACAAACGTAATACCAAGATTCGTATTGGCAGATACAATCTATCTGAATGAAGAAAGCTTATCATATCTTGCAGATAATCAAATAAATGGAGTTATACCAGATAGAAAGCAATCCAAGGAAAAAATCGGAAGATTGAACAAGAACCCATATCACAAGGATCACTTCAAATACTTCCCTGAAATTGATGCATTTGAATGTCCAGAAGGCCAAATAATGTATTTTTTCAACAAATACACTGAAAAAAATGATGATTTGGACAAGCCAGACAAAATTAAGCGTTTATATTCCAATTATGGTGCTTGTAAGGCTTGCAATTGCCGTGAAAACTGCCTTTCATCCACCCAAACCCACAGAACAATCACCGAATATGGCGGAAGTTTAAAGAAAGCAATGTGGGAAAAAATGGAAACAGAGGAATATAAGGAAGAATATGCAAAAAGGTCATCTGTCGAAGGACCTTTTGGCATTTTAAAGGAACAATTCCATATAGAAAGCGAAGTAGTGATAGGAAAAACAAAGACAGAAGAAAGAATACTATTAGATGCCGTGGCTTATAATTTAATACGATTATTTAACTTAGAACAAGAAATAAAAAATGATAAAGAAGATATAGTTGATTTCTGTGAGAAAATTTCTGTCCAAGAGAAATTAGAGGTCAGAGCAACCATATTTTAA
- a CDS encoding C-GCAxxG-C-C family protein, with product MELDSEQVVKRIEELRKDYSCSQATLMGICEVGGMPTEELALLAKGFSGGIGGTFSEGTCGAVTGAVMALGFLGADEKQIISASKKLFNEFKDKYESVTCGYISKDGDDKSPCVEVCLFAGEKVCEYLKE from the coding sequence ATGGAATTAGACTCAGAACAAGTTGTAAAAAGAATAGAAGAACTCAGAAAAGATTACAGTTGTTCACAAGCAACCCTTATGGGAATTTGTGAAGTTGGAGGCATGCCTACTGAGGAATTGGCCCTTCTTGCAAAAGGATTCTCTGGTGGTATTGGCGGAACCTTCTCTGAAGGAACCTGTGGTGCTGTAACCGGTGCTGTAATGGCTTTAGGATTTTTAGGTGCTGATGAAAAACAGATTATTTCAGCTTCTAAAAAGTTATTTAATGAATTTAAAGATAAGTATGAGTCTGTAACTTGTGGATACATCTCAAAAGATGGTGATGACAAGTCTCCATGTGTTGAAGTATGTTTATTTGCAGGTGAAAAGGTCTGTGAATACTTAAAAGAATAA
- a CDS encoding flavodoxin family protein has protein sequence MKVLLINGSPHKEGCTFTALSEIKNQLEKEDIDSEIFWIGTKPVRGCIACKKCGHKEGKCAFDDDPANEIIDKLIEADGVIVGSPVYYAGPNGALCAVLDRVFYASGGRFAFKPAASVVSGRRGGASASFDRLNKYFTISNMPIISSQYWNMVHGNTPEEVRQDLEGLQTMRTLAKNMAWMLKSIENSDLPNLEDKIATNFVR, from the coding sequence ATGAAAGTATTATTAATTAACGGAAGCCCTCATAAGGAAGGATGTACCTTTACAGCTTTAAGCGAAATAAAAAACCAATTAGAAAAGGAAGATATCGATAGTGAGATTTTTTGGATAGGAACAAAGCCTGTAAGAGGTTGCATTGCTTGTAAGAAATGCGGACATAAGGAAGGAAAATGTGCCTTTGATGATGACCCTGCAAATGAGATAATCGATAAACTAATTGAGGCTGACGGGGTAATTGTCGGATCTCCTGTTTATTATGCAGGGCCTAACGGTGCATTATGCGCTGTGCTTGATAGGGTTTTCTATGCATCAGGTGGCAGATTTGCATTTAAGCCTGCAGCATCCGTTGTAAGCGGCCGCAGAGGTGGAGCAAGCGCTAGCTTTGACAGATTGAATAAGTATTTCACAATTTCAAATATGCCAATCATATCCTCACAGTATTGGAATATGGTTCATGGAAACACTCCAGAGGAAGTAAGACAAGACTTGGAAGGGCTTCAAACAATGAGAACCTTGGCAAAGAATATGGCTTGGATGCTTAAATCCATTGAAAACAGTGATTTGCCTAATCTTGAAGATAAAATAGCCACTAACTTTGTGAGATAG
- a CDS encoding nicotianamine synthase family protein: MSCYKYWGKIEEIANKLSSYGDLDNEGLSALDGTDIDEITKILDEIEVIAHDKEIDFDSAKHILDDEKMNKALQLIRKFYVYIGARLERENALTILEADDPKVALDSFHFYDRYIGLIDNERQLANFNENKTFVFLGSGPLPLTIIMFNMVTGCKCIGIEQDPDVADLSRKVLKRLDLDEGIEIVTGNEKTIAELDYDILMIAAFAEPKDRVFANVWDIVDEDTPVLYRTYTGMRAILYSPVTEKDTRGFHKEVMLLPRGKTNNTSVLIRKIS; encoded by the coding sequence ATGAGTTGTTATAAATACTGGGGAAAAATTGAAGAAATCGCAAACAAACTTTCAAGCTATGGTGATTTGGATAATGAAGGCCTTTCTGCATTGGATGGTACTGATATTGATGAGATTACAAAGATTTTAGATGAGATTGAAGTCATAGCCCACGATAAGGAAATCGATTTTGACTCTGCAAAGCACATTCTAGACGATGAAAAGATGAACAAGGCATTGCAATTGATTCGTAAGTTCTATGTCTATATAGGAGCAAGGCTAGAGAGGGAAAATGCATTGACAATATTGGAGGCCGATGATCCTAAGGTCGCTTTGGATTCATTCCACTTTTATGATAGATACATAGGCCTTATAGATAATGAAAGGCAATTAGCTAATTTCAATGAAAACAAGACCTTTGTATTCTTGGGAAGCGGGCCATTGCCTCTTACAATTATCATGTTTAATATGGTGACAGGCTGCAAGTGCATAGGCATTGAACAGGACCCTGATGTTGCAGACCTTTCTAGAAAAGTATTAAAGCGTTTAGATCTTGATGAAGGAATTGAAATCGTAACAGGTAATGAAAAGACAATTGCAGAATTAGATTATGACATTCTAATGATTGCTGCATTTGCAGAGCCTAAAGACAGAGTATTTGCAAATGTCTGGGACATTGTAGATGAAGACACTCCTGTGCTTTATAGGACTTATACAGGTATGAGAGCTATTCTTTATTCTCCTGTAACTGAAAAGGACACAAGAGGATTCCATAAGGAAGTCATGTTGCTTCCTAGAGGAAAAACAAATAATACTTCTGTTTTAATTAGAAAAATTAGTTAA
- a CDS encoding TlyA family RNA methyltransferase, with amino-acid sequence MKERLDKYLVNNNLIASRTKSKEMIKSKNVKVNDKIITKASYTVRDGDKVEIINDESLRYVSRGGLKLEGAIDSFNLNFNEKSIMDIGSSTGGFTDCGLQHGAKRVVAIDVGTDIMTTSLRDDDRVDLYEQMNFKNAPSSLFKDIDIIVSDVSFISLKHIIDRIAQEDDDFELVFLIKPQFECGKEIADQFKGIITDKEVHKDVILEIKEYFKTKGYYLIDLDVSKIKGKSGNIEYLGHFKANEKVREIDIEEVIDRAFIDEEN; translated from the coding sequence ATGAAAGAAAGATTAGATAAGTATTTGGTAAACAACAATCTTATCGCTAGCAGAACAAAATCAAAGGAAATGATTAAATCCAAGAACGTTAAGGTAAACGATAAAATTATCACCAAAGCAAGCTATACAGTCAGAGATGGAGATAAGGTGGAAATAATCAACGACGAATCCTTAAGATATGTCTCCAGAGGCGGATTGAAGCTTGAAGGAGCGATAGATTCATTCAATCTCAACTTTAATGAAAAATCCATTATGGACATTGGATCTTCAACAGGAGGATTTACCGACTGTGGGCTGCAACATGGAGCAAAGAGAGTGGTGGCTATAGATGTAGGAACAGACATAATGACAACCAGCCTTAGGGATGATGATAGAGTCGACTTATATGAACAAATGAATTTCAAAAATGCTCCAAGTTCATTATTTAAAGATATAGACATTATCGTTTCAGATGTGTCTTTTATTTCATTAAAGCACATTATTGATAGAATTGCCCAAGAAGATGATGACTTTGAATTGGTGTTTCTCATAAAACCGCAATTCGAGTGTGGAAAAGAAATAGCCGACCAATTTAAGGGAATAATTACAGATAAGGAAGTCCATAAGGATGTTATTTTAGAGATAAAAGAATATTTTAAAACAAAAGGATATTATCTAATAGATTTAGATGTGTCTAAAATAAAAGGCAAAAGTGGAAACATTGAATATTTAGGCCATTTTAAAGCAAATGAAAAAGTTAGAGAAATAGATATAGAAGAAGTAATCGATAGGGCCTTTATAGATGAAGAAAATTAA